The following coding sequences are from one Haloferax litoreum window:
- a CDS encoding Ig-like domain-containing protein has protein sequence MSVILAVCLVLSVVVGSVGATLESADPTTSEPSSVESIGSSGDTAEAASGSLTWPSLGPGDWPTTGRDAGRSGYNPNSSGPKTNPTARWTYEFTDDVRELPAVVADGFVVVPGETSLRALDNETGDVVWNISGVDLSSVSVSDGVVVTTEVDYSGDEIRAYHLSNGTEIWNETNFETDATVVSGGTLYTTRGAYLYAYDVQTGSQRWSTDINDDVSIGLSAAGETVYATGQVNNRDYAIYALNASDGTRRWNFEMEGPVSMSPVVSNGSVYVGSGSPTYDPKFYRLNATDGHIEWVIDINAQPTGAAVSEGSVYVSSGHTIRAFDERTGTQTWLHRLSGSLEYGIAHSEMRALSPTVADGVVYAASERGHLVALDNATGAEQWTYRIDGRAIDLAVADDRLYVLGIDTRDTTEFTRVYAIEESPFQFSGFTLSSTALTPGEQFTGEVTVENVDDEARSYNLSLMADSPLPVEWWALDHANGTLNPGESTPLTFTGRVDTSGSWNVSVARELEDDAAIGPVTLTVSHPTRVDDWPGIDFDAGRTKANPNTYGPKQHLQEVWNLSSFDGSVAPAIANGTVVAVHNRDDNADNADIVRGYDETTGAEKWAFNVSAQDRNIAGSPTVDDGTVFLYTTPYNFDNAGPDVVDASVFALDASDGSVEWVHDTTMNDTSLSRDQAPVVSNGQVYVVGGTPEDTYDANATLLVLDADTGAVSWRYDVSDDGGTELFDWVSVSNGTVVAWLQDEDYVDGAWEDHDRLIAFTTSGSSTWSTSAVDFDPSEPPVVRDSHVYVVNRTTNADGEAAQTLTALNLADGNVDWEFVPYDLHQTVDTWRVYEPTVTNDAVYVRQQVMEASSPRRNELYRLDPSTGALVWNRSIRDLETIFAVDGLVYGGDGGGDYTYVYDASTGEFYGNTDLTSRERGAVQALANGTMILYADSTTPNDFRVLREGGVIEFTDLTVDSHVVSVDDNVTVTATVTNLGSHARQYDVNLDIAPDDGNTNHYIWDYPNREGTLEPGQSTTLTWTVTLRERGDVVFVLQPSGDGDSMARYMYDREGSATVNVGDAEDGTLVALGGPRDLSPTADSWPKASFDAGNTGNNSATQAPTAVGSDVTAWAVNHSSEWTTGPIVANDTVFVGGTDNNGDAVFAYNATDGTLRWKYETIGSVEGSPTYASGYLYTADSRDRVYQFDASTGERLWTYDVGGDVGGITVVDDVAYVTGSGYANSKYFGVLHALNATTREVLWTFERDSRMYGMEVTPAIENGTVYVTSDGNSTHAVDAATGTEMWSRQIAGRSSGLHAPVVADGVVYVDNQSNGRLYALDAADGRTLWNTSANVDGYTGTSPALANETLFFTSDGILRAINVSSGENRWATSICTAAEFSPTYADGTVFVPTTDSSIRAYDADTGGLVWKYQEDYYEAFTPAISGGVLYATGLENANSEHPLLALEGGTTNQSDSSIGYTNLAVSKSNVSTGESFSVSAVAENTGDVACGYTAELFVDGAVADTVTGTVGSGSSNTVEFTHDFSTVGTHNVSIEGLPPSNVTVSAPVAEPAVSPSTQDFGDVDLGSSSQRYVQISNEGTDTLYVFDVTLTGSNTGDYTITTTPQSNIYAGDSDYIWLRFDPSASGLRTATLEFDTNVGIVEATLIGTGVGPAEVAVSPTSHDFGTVEVGNTTTTNVSVSNVGGSPLSLGSSSVTGTSAGAYTVVGGSGTATIAAGSTHNVTVEFAPSVTRVADATLELATNDSDESTVSVGISGNGTITEPNQKPVPGADQYVVVEGETLSVDAPGVLENDQDPDNDSLSATHHGTPDNGSLTFVSDGSFTYTPDSGFTGTDSFVYRIRDSEGTYSSFVTVTVEVLPDPNRKPEAVGDSYAVHAGEWLNVSAPGRLANDRDPDGDDFSASHHGDPSHGTLKWSSQDGSFNYTPDSGFTGTDSYVYRVQDEHGEYSEFATVTIEVLPAKNRDPTAVDDTYTVSQGEWLNVSAPGRLANDYDVDGDSFSASHHGTPDHGTLVRSSQDGSLNYTPDPGFTGTDSYVYRIQDDHGAYSGFATVTIEVVPDNRDPTVVDDHYATLADEWLNVSAPGRLSNDYDVDGDSFSASHHGDTTNGTLDRSSQDGSLVYLPDSGFTGTDSYVYRVQDGRGEYSAFGNVTIDVVDPTRTDPVAVPDHYTVSEGQWLNVSGPGTLANDLDPNGDNVTAPHHGTPSNGTLHRFYGSGGFQYKPDDGFTGTDTFVYRVEDDTGAFSNYTTVTVEVLPDPNTTANRAPTVVDDTYTVYEGQWVNVSAPGRLANDYDVDGDSFSASHHGNPDHGTLERSAQDGSFRYKPDSGFTGTDSYVYRVRDEHGEYSAFGTVTIEVVPDPNRRPDAVDDHYSVYAGEWLNVSAPGRLANDRDRDGDSFSASHHGTPDHGTLQWSSQDGSFRYLPDSGFTGTDSYAYRIQDEHGEYSTFATVTIDVLPNPNRAPTAVADNYVVRQGETLSVPAPGRLSNDYDADNDSFSASHHGTPDNGTLQRSSQDGRFTYTPDPGFTGVDSYVYRIQDEHGEYSSFAQVSITVVDASSSGFADITVSRDRVDFGTVPAGTNTAETITVANIGDQNLTFTEATITGPTGTLLGGATDGSESTITEMTLSNPSAVPFDVTGGNESVVLGFGGTHAVTVEYAPNTTGTANATLVLRSDDPDEPSVYVPLAGESVDDTAPTIDTISVNGSYRNGTTVYANETVDVEVNASDEFGNVSDVQVTLDSRTSQYRETTDATYNGTSNNWTASFSSSQIHDDGRYDVVLTGDDDRGNSADKTVTDTVVVDRTAPNLAATITRVDATTANVTVDTTETVRPASMVVDVEHPDGTVDAVTMVDEGTHWNGTFSLSTDGQYNVSASAIDFAGNRGTDNASSLIESHSTDSNNTITAQILPSELFVRFTTDQPVNDTFVTMTERRVSAEPLVRGQAGVKFLNAALGKRLSDNLSYAVIGIPVDQSLLTNTNTDVDDVTIRYFNETTNQWEDVQTNVENVTINGSTGQYWVANVSHFSTYGAVAIDNAAPTITATTPDDGRTLSAGTTSQTLRVEYEDTQSGVDASNVAVLYDDTLVTADSATTITSDYAEFQATGLTDGTSHTLDVTVEDEAGNTHTETISFTVDTASSGGGTNPSTGNGGTDDTSSTDDGGSSDSSRDDDPAPAGDVTSDHSADTTPTIDVSSLEDGGLVVHIRNASVGEPLSTAIVNGDLGTTGVTVEHVSISPDADGNSTIRLIGSGSSTGPALSSMQGESMAFVTIVGAKGTDTTIRFSVDRGILADRDVEFGDVVTYSLSDGTWTAVETDHVETTAAKVVFEVEGTDLGSLAVATHKPQQTTPTATPTSTPTPDETSTPTSTQTTTSETPGFGVGAAMLALGIVIGLFGRRRKHTRSGRK, from the coding sequence GTGTCCGTTATCCTCGCGGTTTGTCTGGTCCTCTCTGTCGTCGTCGGGTCTGTTGGGGCAACGCTCGAATCCGCGGACCCGACCACATCAGAACCATCTTCCGTCGAGTCCATCGGTTCGTCCGGTGATACTGCGGAGGCAGCGAGTGGGTCGCTAACGTGGCCGTCTCTCGGTCCGGGAGACTGGCCGACGACCGGTCGCGACGCCGGTCGGTCGGGATACAATCCGAACTCGTCTGGTCCGAAGACGAATCCAACTGCTCGCTGGACGTACGAATTCACAGACGACGTGAGGGAACTTCCCGCAGTCGTCGCTGATGGCTTCGTGGTAGTGCCCGGCGAGACGAGTCTCCGAGCACTGGACAACGAGACGGGCGACGTGGTCTGGAACATCTCCGGCGTCGACCTCTCGTCGGTGTCCGTCTCCGATGGCGTGGTCGTAACGACCGAAGTCGACTATTCCGGTGACGAAATCCGCGCCTACCATCTCTCGAATGGAACCGAAATCTGGAACGAAACCAACTTCGAAACTGATGCGACGGTCGTCTCGGGGGGGACGCTCTACACAACCCGAGGGGCGTATCTCTACGCGTACGACGTACAAACTGGTTCCCAACGCTGGTCGACCGATATCAACGACGACGTCTCGATTGGGTTGTCGGCGGCGGGCGAGACGGTCTATGCGACCGGTCAAGTGAACAATCGGGACTACGCCATCTATGCCCTGAACGCTAGCGACGGAACCCGTCGGTGGAACTTCGAGATGGAAGGTCCGGTGTCGATGTCACCGGTCGTTTCGAACGGGTCGGTCTACGTCGGGAGTGGGTCACCGACGTACGATCCGAAATTCTACCGTCTGAACGCCACTGATGGACACATCGAGTGGGTCATCGATATCAATGCCCAACCGACGGGGGCGGCCGTCTCCGAGGGTTCAGTCTACGTCTCGTCGGGACACACAATCCGGGCGTTCGACGAACGCACGGGCACCCAGACGTGGCTTCACCGTCTCTCTGGGAGCCTCGAGTACGGGATTGCCCACTCGGAGATGCGAGCGCTCTCACCGACCGTCGCTGACGGCGTCGTCTACGCGGCGAGCGAACGAGGCCACCTCGTCGCGCTCGATAATGCAACCGGTGCCGAACAGTGGACGTATCGCATCGACGGCCGCGCAATCGACCTTGCGGTTGCAGACGACCGACTCTACGTCCTCGGTATCGACACCCGAGACACCACCGAGTTCACGCGCGTCTACGCGATAGAAGAATCTCCGTTCCAATTCTCCGGGTTTACTCTCTCGTCGACGGCGCTCACCCCGGGCGAACAGTTCACGGGGGAGGTGACAGTCGAGAACGTCGACGACGAGGCGCGGAGTTACAACCTCTCACTGATGGCTGACTCGCCACTTCCCGTGGAGTGGTGGGCGCTCGACCACGCGAACGGAACGTTGAACCCGGGTGAGTCCACGCCGCTCACGTTTACTGGACGGGTCGATACGAGCGGTTCGTGGAACGTCTCAGTTGCCCGCGAACTGGAGGATGACGCTGCTATCGGCCCAGTGACACTGACCGTCAGTCACCCAACCCGAGTCGACGATTGGCCCGGCATCGATTTCGACGCCGGTCGAACGAAGGCGAACCCGAATACGTACGGCCCGAAACAACACCTTCAGGAAGTCTGGAACCTCTCTTCGTTCGACGGGAGCGTTGCACCCGCTATCGCAAACGGAACGGTCGTGGCTGTCCACAACAGAGACGACAACGCCGACAACGCCGACATCGTCCGCGGATACGACGAGACGACCGGTGCCGAGAAGTGGGCGTTCAACGTCTCCGCGCAGGACCGAAATATCGCTGGGTCACCGACAGTCGACGACGGCACCGTGTTCCTCTACACGACGCCCTACAACTTCGACAACGCTGGACCGGATGTCGTAGATGCGTCCGTCTTCGCACTCGACGCCAGCGACGGCAGTGTCGAGTGGGTCCACGACACGACGATGAACGACACGTCGCTGAGTCGTGACCAAGCACCAGTCGTCTCGAACGGACAGGTGTACGTCGTGGGCGGCACGCCAGAGGACACCTACGACGCGAACGCGACGCTCCTGGTACTCGATGCCGACACGGGAGCGGTGAGTTGGCGGTACGATGTGAGCGACGACGGTGGCACTGAACTCTTCGACTGGGTTTCGGTGTCGAACGGAACGGTCGTCGCGTGGCTTCAAGACGAAGACTACGTCGACGGAGCATGGGAAGACCACGACCGACTGATTGCCTTCACCACGAGTGGGTCGAGTACGTGGTCGACGAGCGCGGTGGATTTCGACCCATCGGAACCGCCCGTCGTTCGGGATTCGCACGTGTACGTCGTCAACAGAACGACAAACGCCGATGGCGAGGCGGCACAGACACTCACGGCGCTCAACCTCGCTGATGGGAATGTCGACTGGGAGTTCGTTCCGTACGACCTCCACCAAACCGTCGATACGTGGCGTGTCTACGAACCGACTGTCACGAACGATGCGGTATACGTCCGACAGCAAGTCATGGAGGCGAGTTCACCTCGGCGAAACGAACTCTACCGCCTCGACCCGTCTACCGGCGCACTCGTCTGGAACCGGTCGATTCGGGACCTCGAAACGATATTCGCCGTGGATGGACTCGTCTATGGTGGCGACGGCGGCGGTGATTACACGTACGTCTACGACGCTTCGACCGGCGAGTTCTACGGAAACACCGACCTAACGTCTCGCGAGCGTGGGGCCGTGCAGGCACTGGCGAACGGGACGATGATTCTCTACGCCGACTCGACGACACCGAACGACTTCCGCGTCCTTCGAGAGGGAGGCGTAATCGAGTTCACGGACCTCACAGTCGACTCCCACGTCGTCTCCGTGGACGACAACGTCACCGTCACTGCGACGGTCACGAACCTCGGGTCGCACGCGCGCCAGTACGACGTGAACCTCGACATCGCCCCCGACGACGGGAACACCAACCACTACATCTGGGACTATCCGAACCGGGAGGGGACTCTCGAACCGGGCCAGAGTACGACGCTCACGTGGACGGTCACCCTCCGAGAACGCGGCGACGTCGTGTTCGTCTTGCAACCGTCAGGCGACGGTGATTCGATGGCACGGTACATGTACGACCGAGAGGGAAGCGCCACGGTGAACGTCGGCGACGCCGAGGATGGCACACTCGTCGCCCTCGGTGGCCCGCGTGACCTATCGCCGACTGCCGACTCGTGGCCAAAGGCGAGTTTCGACGCCGGCAACACCGGGAACAACTCCGCGACCCAAGCGCCGACTGCAGTCGGCTCAGACGTCACAGCGTGGGCAGTGAACCACAGTTCCGAGTGGACGACTGGACCGATTGTGGCCAACGACACCGTCTTCGTCGGCGGAACCGACAACAACGGCGACGCGGTGTTCGCCTACAATGCCACTGACGGAACGCTTCGCTGGAAGTACGAAACCATCGGAAGTGTCGAGGGTTCACCGACCTACGCGAGTGGCTACCTCTACACGGCAGACAGCAGAGACCGCGTCTACCAATTCGATGCGTCGACCGGCGAACGTCTCTGGACGTACGACGTTGGCGGCGACGTTGGCGGTATCACCGTCGTCGACGACGTCGCATACGTCACCGGGTCTGGATACGCGAATTCGAAGTACTTCGGCGTTCTCCACGCCCTGAATGCCACCACTCGTGAGGTCCTGTGGACGTTCGAGAGAGATAGCAGGATGTACGGCATGGAGGTAACTCCCGCAATCGAAAACGGGACTGTCTACGTAACGAGTGACGGCAATTCGACGCACGCAGTGGACGCCGCGACTGGGACCGAGATGTGGAGTCGACAGATTGCGGGCCGGTCGTCGGGACTTCACGCTCCTGTCGTCGCCGATGGCGTGGTCTACGTCGACAACCAGTCGAATGGGCGACTCTACGCGCTGGACGCGGCCGATGGTCGCACGCTGTGGAACACGTCGGCGAACGTCGATGGCTATACTGGTACCTCGCCCGCACTGGCAAACGAGACGCTGTTCTTCACGTCAGACGGCATCCTCCGTGCCATCAATGTATCGAGCGGCGAGAACCGATGGGCGACGAGTATCTGTACCGCTGCAGAGTTCTCTCCAACCTACGCCGACGGGACCGTCTTCGTACCGACAACGGACAGTTCGATTCGGGCGTACGACGCCGATACCGGTGGCCTCGTGTGGAAATATCAAGAAGACTACTACGAGGCGTTCACACCGGCGATTAGCGGTGGCGTCCTCTACGCTACGGGGTTGGAGAACGCCAACTCGGAGCACCCACTCCTCGCACTCGAGGGTGGCACGACGAATCAGTCAGACTCGTCGATTGGATACACCAATCTCGCAGTCTCGAAATCCAACGTGTCTACCGGTGAGTCGTTCTCCGTCTCTGCTGTGGCAGAGAACACCGGGGATGTCGCGTGTGGCTACACAGCCGAACTGTTCGTGGACGGGGCTGTCGCCGATACAGTGACCGGCACTGTCGGTTCCGGTTCCTCCAACACGGTTGAATTCACGCACGACTTTTCGACGGTCGGGACGCACAACGTTTCCATCGAGGGCCTCCCACCGAGTAACGTCACCGTCAGTGCACCCGTTGCGGAACCTGCCGTCTCACCATCGACACAGGATTTCGGTGACGTGGACCTCGGGTCGTCTTCGCAGCGATACGTGCAAATTTCGAACGAAGGGACCGACACGCTGTACGTCTTCGACGTAACGCTCACTGGGTCGAATACCGGTGACTACACGATTACGACGACGCCGCAGTCGAACATCTACGCTGGCGACTCAGACTATATCTGGCTTCGATTCGACCCGAGTGCGAGTGGACTCCGGACGGCAACGCTCGAATTCGACACTAATGTCGGAATCGTCGAGGCCACCCTGATTGGAACTGGAGTCGGACCTGCGGAAGTCGCCGTCTCGCCGACCAGCCACGACTTCGGAACGGTGGAAGTCGGTAACACCACGACGACGAACGTCTCTGTCTCGAACGTCGGCGGGTCACCGCTGTCGCTCGGCAGTTCGTCGGTGACTGGCACCAGTGCCGGCGCGTACACCGTCGTCGGTGGGTCTGGCACCGCGACCATCGCTGCGGGTTCGACTCACAACGTCACCGTCGAATTCGCACCGTCGGTCACGAGGGTCGCAGACGCGACACTCGAACTGGCAACCAATGATAGCGACGAATCGACCGTGAGCGTCGGAATTTCCGGGAACGGAACGATTACGGAACCGAATCAGAAACCGGTCCCCGGTGCCGACCAGTACGTCGTCGTAGAAGGCGAGACGCTCTCGGTAGACGCACCGGGCGTCCTCGAGAACGACCAGGACCCGGACAACGACAGTCTCTCTGCGACCCACCACGGAACTCCGGACAACGGCTCGTTGACGTTCGTGTCCGACGGGAGTTTCACCTACACTCCCGACTCCGGCTTCACGGGTACGGACTCGTTCGTCTACCGCATCCGAGATTCGGAAGGAACGTACTCGTCGTTCGTCACCGTCACCGTCGAGGTTCTCCCGGACCCGAACCGGAAACCGGAGGCTGTCGGGGACTCCTACGCTGTCCACGCAGGTGAGTGGCTGAACGTGAGTGCACCGGGACGGCTCGCGAACGACCGTGACCCAGACGGGGACGACTTCAGTGCCAGCCATCACGGCGACCCGAGTCACGGCACGCTTAAATGGTCTTCCCAGGATGGAAGTTTCAACTACACACCGGATTCGGGCTTCACGGGGACGGACTCGTACGTCTACCGGGTGCAGGATGAACACGGCGAGTACTCCGAGTTCGCCACGGTGACTATCGAAGTCCTTCCCGCGAAAAATCGCGACCCAACTGCTGTCGACGACACCTACACGGTTTCGCAGGGTGAGTGGTTGAACGTGAGTGCCCCCGGTCGACTCGCGAACGACTACGACGTCGACGGTGACTCGTTCAGTGCCTCTCACCACGGTACCCCCGACCACGGAACCTTGGTCAGGTCTTCCCAAGACGGCAGTCTCAACTACACACCGGACCCCGGATTCACGGGAACAGACTCGTACGTCTACCGGATTCAGGACGATCACGGTGCGTACTCAGGGTTCGCTACGGTGACTATCGAAGTCGTCCCGGACAACAGGGACCCGACGGTCGTCGACGACCACTACGCGACCCTCGCCGACGAGTGGTTGAACGTGAGTGCGCCCGGACGACTCTCGAACGATTACGACGTCGACGGCGACTCGTTCAGTGCCTCTCACCACGGAGACACCACGAACGGGACACTCGACCGGTCCTCACAGGACGGAAGCCTCGTGTACCTCCCGGACTCGGGATTCACGGGAACAGACTCGTACGTCTACCGCGTTCAGGACGGCCGGGGCGAGTACTCCGCGTTCGGGAACGTCACTATCGACGTGGTCGACCCGACTCGAACGGACCCGGTTGCAGTGCCTGACCACTACACGGTATCCGAAGGGCAGTGGTTGAACGTGAGTGGACCGGGAACGCTCGCAAACGACCTCGACCCGAACGGTGACAACGTCACTGCGCCGCACCACGGGACTCCCTCGAATGGTACACTCCACCGGTTCTACGGAAGTGGCGGCTTCCAGTACAAGCCAGACGATGGGTTCACCGGAACCGACACCTTCGTGTATCGAGTCGAGGACGACACCGGTGCGTTCTCGAACTACACCACCGTCACCGTCGAGGTTCTCCCGGACCCGAACACGACGGCGAACCGTGCTCCGACTGTCGTCGACGATACCTACACGGTGTACGAGGGACAGTGGGTGAACGTGAGTGCGCCCGGTCGCCTCGCGAACGATTACGACGTCGACGGTGACTCGTTCAGTGCCTCTCACCACGGCAATCCCGACCACGGGACGCTGGAGCGCTCCGCCCAAGATGGGAGCTTCAGATACAAGCCGGACTCGGGATTCACGGGGACGGACTCGTACGTCTACCGTGTCCGGGACGAACACGGCGAGTACTCCGCGTTCGGAACGGTGACTATCGAAGTCGTTCCGGACCCGAACAGACGGCCAGATGCTGTCGACGACCACTACTCGGTCTACGCGGGTGAGTGGCTGAACGTGAGTGCACCGGGACGGCTCGCGAACGACCGCGACCGGGACGGAGACTCGTTCAGCGCAAGTCATCACGGCACCCCCGACCACGGGACGCTCCAGTGGTCCTCTCAGGATGGGAGTTTCAGATACCTCCCGGACTCGGGCTTCACGGGAACAGACTCGTACGCCTACCGAATTCAGGACGAACACGGCGAGTATTCGACGTTCGCAACTGTCACCATCGACGTGCTCCCGAACCCGAACCGTGCACCGACCGCAGTCGCTGACAACTACGTCGTCCGGCAAGGAGAGACGCTCTCGGTGCCTGCACCGGGGCGACTTTCGAACGATTACGACGCCGACAACGACTCGTTCAGCGCGAGTCACCACGGGACCCCGGATAACGGTACGCTCCAGCGGTCTTCGCAGGATGGACGTTTCACGTACACTCCCGACCCCGGATTCACCGGCGTCGACAGCTACGTCTACCGGATTCAGGACGAACACGGTGAATATTCGTCGTTCGCACAGGTGTCCATCACCGTCGTCGACGCCTCGTCGTCCGGATTCGCCGACATCACGGTCTCACGGGACCGCGTCGACTTTGGAACAGTCCCCGCGGGAACCAACACCGCCGAGACGATTACCGTCGCAAACATCGGCGACCAGAATCTGACCTTCACCGAAGCGACAATCACTGGACCGACCGGCACGTTACTCGGTGGGGCCACAGACGGGTCGGAGTCCACGATAACCGAGATGACGCTCTCGAACCCGAGCGCCGTCCCGTTCGATGTGACCGGTGGGAACGAGTCGGTTGTCCTCGGGTTCGGCGGAACCCACGCCGTGACCGTCGAGTACGCACCGAACACTACGGGCACGGCAAACGCGACGCTCGTCTTGCGGTCCGACGACCCTGACGAGCCCTCCGTGTACGTTCCGCTTGCCGGAGAGAGCGTGGACGACACCGCCCCGACTATCGACACAATCTCTGTCAACGGTTCGTACCGGAATGGAACGACAGTTTACGCGAACGAGACGGTGGATGTCGAGGTGAACGCGTCCGACGAGTTCGGGAACGTCAGTGACGTCCAGGTCACACTCGACTCACGAACTTCGCAGTACCGAGAGACGACGGACGCGACATACAATGGCACGTCGAACAACTGGACGGCATCGTTCTCGTCGAGTCAGATTCACGACGATGGTCGCTACGACGTCGTCCTAACGGGCGACGACGACCGGGGGAATTCGGCGGACAAGACTGTGACCGACACTGTCGTCGTCGACCGAACTGCCCCCAATTTAGCAGCGACGATAACGCGCGTTGATGCGACGACGGCCAACGTGACCGTCGATACCACCGAGACGGTTCGGCCCGCCTCGATGGTCGTCGATGTGGAACACCCAGACGGCACTGTGGACGCCGTCACCATGGTCGACGAAGGAACCCACTGGAACGGGACGTTCTCACTCTCGACAGACGGACAGTACAACGTCTCCGCATCGGCAATCGACTTCGCAGGGAACCGTGGAACTGACAACGCGTCGAGCCTCATCGAATCTCACAGCACCGACAGCAACAACACCATCACTGCCCAGATACTCCCGTCTGAGCTGTTCGTCCGCTTTACGACCGACCAACCTGTCAACGACACGTTCGTCACGATGACCGAGCGTCGAGTGTCGGCCGAACCGCTCGTCCGCGGACAGGCAGGTGTGAAATTCCTGAACGCGGCGCTCGGCAAGCGTCTCTCGGACAACCTCAGTTACGCCGTCATCGGCATCCCTGTGGACCAGTCGCTTCTGACGAACACCAACACGGACGTCGACGACGTGACAATCCGGTACTTCAACGAGACCACGAACCAGTGGGAAGACGTTCAGACGAACGTCGAAAACGTCACAATCAACGGTTCGACCGGTCAGTACTGGGTCGCAAACGTCTCGCACTTCTCGACGTACGGTGCCGTCGCAATCGACAATGCAGCACCGACGATTACCGCGACGACTCCGGATGATGGTCGCACACTGTCCGCTGGCACCACCTCGCAGACGCTCCGCGTTGAGTACGAGGACACCCAGAGCGGTGTGGACGCGAGCAATGTTGCGGTCCTCTACGACGACACGCTCGTAACCGCGGATTCGGCGACCACGATTACGAGCGACTACGCCGAGTTCCAAGCGACCGGGTTGACCGATGGGACCAGTCATACGCTCGACGTGACCGTGGAAGACGAAGCGGGGAACACCCACACTGAGACCATCTCGTTTACCGTCGATACCGCGTCTTCGGGAGGGGGGACCAACCCATCGACTGGGAACGGCGGAACCGATGACACGTCGTCGACCGACGACGGCGGTTCTTCTGACTCCTCAAGAGACGACGACCCGGCCCCCGCCGGTGACGTGACTTCCGACCACTCGGCCGACACAACCCCGACTATCGACGTTTCGTCGCTCGAAGACGGTGGACTCGTGGTTCACATCCGAAATGCGTCTGTGGGTGAACCACTGTCGACTGCTATCGTGAACGGTGACCTCGGCACGACGGGTGTCACTGTCGAACACGTCAGCATCAGTCCCGACGCAGACGGCAATAGCACCATCCGTCTGATTGGAAGTGGGTCGTCGACTGGCCCTGCTCTCTCTTCGATGCAGGGTGAGTCCATGGCGTTCGTGACGATAGTGGGTGCCAAGGGCACCGATACGACAATTCGATTCTCTGTCGACCGAGGTATCCTCGCCGACCGAGACGTCGAATTCGGTGACGTGGTTACGTACAGTCTCTCTGACGGCACGTGGACGGCCGTCGAAACTGACCACGTCGAAACGACGGCAGCGAAAGTCGTGTTCGAAGTCGAGGGCACCGACCTCGGGTCCCTTGCTGTGGCGACTCACAAGCCACAGCAGACGACGCCGACGGCCACACCGACATCGACACCGACTCCGGACGAGACGTCGACACCGACGTCGACACAGACGACTACGTCCGAGACACCCGGATTCGGCGTGGGTGCCGCGATGCTCGCTCTGGGTATCGTCATCGGCTTGTTCGGACGACGGAGGAAGCACACCCGCTCAGGCAGGAAGTAA